The Prevotella sp. E2-28 genome includes the window TGAGCTTTAACATATTCCAATGCAAGTACAGCAGACTCTTTCATGACATCACCCAAGTTACCTGTAAGGGTCAGTTTTGAACCCTTTCCTTTTGACAGTGATGTTTCAATGAAGAGTATCTCTCCTCCAACACTGGTCCATGCCAAACCTGTTACGACACCAGCATAACTATTGCCCTGATAGATATCACGATAGAAAGGTGGCTTACCAAGTAGGTCTTCCAAAGACTCTGGAGTAATTTTCCAATCTTCTATATATCCATCTTTCAAACGTTTATAGGCCAACTTACGCATTGCTTTGTTTACCTGCTTTTCCAGTTGGCGTACACCGCTTTCTCGTGTATACTGTTCAATGATCTTTTCGATAGTAGCTTTGCTGAACTTAGGCTTATCCGTCAGAGTCTTCAGGCCTGTATTCTCCAGTTCACGAGGAATCAGGTGACGCTTGGCTATCTCTATCTTCTCTTCAGTAATGTAACCACTAACCTCAATGATCTCCATACGATCAAGTAGAGGACGGGGGATGGTGCTCAGATTATTGGCAGTAGCTATGAAGAGAACCTTCGACAAGTCGTAATCTACGTCAAGGTAATTATCGTGAAAAGCTGTGTTCTGCTCAGGATCGAGAACCTCAAGTAGGGCAGAGGCAGGATCGCCATTTACAGTATTCTGAGTTACTTTATCAATCTCATCAAGAATAAATACAGGATTGCTAGAGCCAGCCTTCTGAATGCTCTTGATAATACGTCCAGGCATAGCACCGATATATGTGCGACGATGACCGCGAATCTCAGCTTCATCATGGAGTCCGCCTAAAGACACACGCACATACTTACGTTTCATGGCCTCAGCAATAGATTTGCCCAGTGAGGTCTTACCAACTCCTGGAGGCCCATACAGACAAAGAATCGGGCTCTTGAGGTCTCCACGCAGTGAGAGAACAGCCATATATTCAAGAATACGCTCTTTGACCTTTTCCATGCCATAGTGATCATGATCAAGGATGCGCTGAGCACGCTGCAGGTTCAAGTCGTCCTTTGTATATTCATTCCAAGGCAGGGACACAAATGTCTGAAGATAGTTCAATTGCACATTGAAATCCGGACTTTGTGGCTGGAGATTATCCAACTTGTCTAATTCCTTATGGAAAGTACGGTCAATTTCATCAGACCACTTCTTGTTTCTGGCCTTTCTCAGTAGTTCAGACTTCTCTGGTGACTGTTCGTTGCCCATCTCTGCCTGCAAATTCTTGATTTGCTGTTGCAGGAAGTAGTTCTTTTGCTGTTCGTCAATGTCCTCACGGGTTTTATTGCGAATGTCTGTCTTCAGCTTCTGGAGATTGATTTCTCTGTTTAAAGCCTTCATGGCTCCAAAGAGACGTTCTTTCACTGTTTCAACGCTTAGCAACTTGATCTTCTCCTGAATCGTAAATGGCATATTGGCGCAGATGAAGCTAAGCATCATCTCGTCATTATGGATATTACGAATAGCAAATGTAGCCTCATCAGACATCTCATCGACCATCGAGATATATTGTTCAGCCATCTTACGGAGGTCATCCACAGCCGTTTTCCATTCTTTGTCGTGCTTATCAGGATGCATATCCGGCATTGGTGTAATTAATCCCTGAAGATAGGGCATCTGCCGCGTAAGTTTATCCAAGCGAAAACGGCCAAGAGCCTGCACAATTACTGTTGTAGAACCGCCAGGTAAAGTAAATTGCTTTACTACTTTAGCAGACACACCAAAATCATACAAATCACCATCGACAGGCATCTCAACATCTGGGTCGCGCTGACATACAACACCTATTAGGCCGCCAGTTTTCTCTGCCTGACGCACCAACTTCATACTAGACTCACGTCCAAGAAGGATAGGCCAGACAACACCAGGAAACAAAACGATATTTCTAACAGGAAGTATAGGTAATTCTGAAGGCATCTCTGCGTTTATCAGGTCTTTAAAATCACCCTCTATATCAGCAATCATTGAAATAGACTTATTGCTATACTGATTATCATTCATCTTTATTTTATACTGCATAATTCGGTGCAAAGGTACAAATTTTTATTGATATTTGAGAAAGGATACCTTATAATTAACAAAAAATGTATATCTTTGTACCCAAATATGGCAAATAGTTACTTTAGCTTTAAGCAATTCTCTATTTCACAAGATAAATGTGCAATGAAAGTGGGTACCGATGGTACGCTTTTAGGCGCATGGGCTCAAGGAGGAAAAAACATACTGGACATAGGTACGGGAACGGGGTTGATAGCCCTTATGATGGCCCAGCGTTTCCCTGATGCTCATGTTACAGGAATCGACATAGATCCCTCTGCCGTAGAACAGGCTTCTGAGAATGTGCAGAATTCACCTTTTGCCAATAGAATCACCATTTTAGAGGCAGATGTTTGCCAGCATCAAGGTCAATATGACTGCATTGTCTCTAACCCGCCTTTCTTTGAGCAGTCTCTCGTCTGTCCAGACTCACAACGCTCTTTGGCTCGTCACGACACCAGTCTGTCATACACGAGCTTGTTTAAGGCCGTCAAATCTTTATTGACGGAACAAGGCATATTCTCCCTTGTTGTGCCCATTGATTATAGAAATAGAATCTTCGAGGAGGCCGCTCTCAATGGTTTTTTCATGCATAGAGAATGGTCTGTTCAGACCACTCCACGCAAAAGTCCCAAGCGTCTTCTTCTTACTTTTGCTCTTCATAGTACTGAGTCTATAGACACTGGAGTAGGTCTGTTAGAAGACGCTCCTGGTCTACGCTCATCATGGTACTCTAAGTTAACATCTCCCTTCTACCTCCATTAATCAGAGGCGGTTCACCACAACAGCTGCAACAACCATAATGGCTGCAATGATGCAGAGTATTCTAAATAGCCATTTCGTAAAGAGTTTCTTTCTACGAATAGACATCAAAGATTCTCTTTTGAAACGTGTTGCATCATCTTCCTTATGATGATGGTGGTGATGATGGTGATGTTGATGATTGTTATTTTCTGACATTTAGTTAATATTTAATGAGAGTTACATTAGAGTTTAACCCACTTTCTACTGGGCTCCACTCATCATATGTTGTTTTCTTATAATTGATATCTACCACATTGATTTCCTCCATCTTACGCCATTTGACGCCTTTCCTATCCAACTCGCTAATGCGATTGGCTGGTAGGTTAGTCACTTCAATAC containing:
- the lon gene encoding endopeptidase La yields the protein MNDNQYSNKSISMIADIEGDFKDLINAEMPSELPILPVRNIVLFPGVVWPILLGRESSMKLVRQAEKTGGLIGVVCQRDPDVEMPVDGDLYDFGVSAKVVKQFTLPGGSTTVIVQALGRFRLDKLTRQMPYLQGLITPMPDMHPDKHDKEWKTAVDDLRKMAEQYISMVDEMSDEATFAIRNIHNDEMMLSFICANMPFTIQEKIKLLSVETVKERLFGAMKALNREINLQKLKTDIRNKTREDIDEQQKNYFLQQQIKNLQAEMGNEQSPEKSELLRKARNKKWSDEIDRTFHKELDKLDNLQPQSPDFNVQLNYLQTFVSLPWNEYTKDDLNLQRAQRILDHDHYGMEKVKERILEYMAVLSLRGDLKSPILCLYGPPGVGKTSLGKSIAEAMKRKYVRVSLGGLHDEAEIRGHRRTYIGAMPGRIIKSIQKAGSSNPVFILDEIDKVTQNTVNGDPASALLEVLDPEQNTAFHDNYLDVDYDLSKVLFIATANNLSTIPRPLLDRMEIIEVSGYITEEKIEIAKRHLIPRELENTGLKTLTDKPKFSKATIEKIIEQYTRESGVRQLEKQVNKAMRKLAYKRLKDGYIEDWKITPESLEDLLGKPPFYRDIYQGNSYAGVVTGLAWTSVGGEILFIETSLSKGKGSKLTLTGNLGDVMKESAVLALEYVKAHANTLGIDYRIFDNWNIHIHVPEGATPKDGPSAGITIATSIASALTQRKVRKNTAMTGEITLRGKVLPVGGIKEKILAAKRAGITDIVMCQENEKDILEIPEIYLKGVQFHYVENVQDVWNFALTDETVENPLIFEVEDDKDKKK
- a CDS encoding tRNA1(Val) (adenine(37)-N6)-methyltransferase — translated: MANSYFSFKQFSISQDKCAMKVGTDGTLLGAWAQGGKNILDIGTGTGLIALMMAQRFPDAHVTGIDIDPSAVEQASENVQNSPFANRITILEADVCQHQGQYDCIVSNPPFFEQSLVCPDSQRSLARHDTSLSYTSLFKAVKSLLTEQGIFSLVVPIDYRNRIFEEAALNGFFMHREWSVQTTPRKSPKRLLLTFALHSTESIDTGVGLLEDAPGLRSSWYSKLTSPFYLH